One window of the Hippocampus zosterae strain Florida chromosome 8, ASM2543408v3, whole genome shotgun sequence genome contains the following:
- the LOC127605348 gene encoding cytochrome b-c1 complex subunit 6, mitochondrial-like isoform X8: MVLDEKVITNGEPDNDPLETMREKCAEIEHCVHTQARLEQCETRVNARSSTTEDCTEELFDFLHARDHCVAHKLFHSVK; this comes from the exons ATGGTCCTTGACGAGAAAGTGATCACAAACGGAGAACCAGATAAT GATCCCCTGGAAACAATGCGCGAAAAGTGTGCCGAGATCGAGCACTGCGTACACACTCAAGCACGTCTGGAGCAATGCGAGACCAGAGTGAACGCTCGCTCCTCCACAACGGAAGACtgcaccgaggagctttttgacTTTCTCCATGCTAGGGATCATTGT GTAGCGCACAAACTCTTCCATTCAGTGAAATGA
- the si:ch211-221n20.8 gene encoding multiple epidermal growth factor-like domains protein 6 — MHNSCSYVDECSFDGLCRRDLGNVCLNTPGSFVCQCRPGYLAEAPACVGAACPNFTVCQDVDECSAIPTLCDGRAVCENTLGSYKCVCLPGYRGNGTHCEDTNECASGAHGCDVNARCGNVIGSYFCQCYQGFNGDGHSCFDVDECAVNNGHCDHNCANEPGGYSCLCASGYQLNQDGLGCTDVNECLSPNGSCAHVCVNTPGSFRCTCRAGYQLHIDGHACVDIDECKLENGGCSHTCTNSPGGHNCHCPPPLLLDTDNHTCSNVTSCKLRNGGCDHVCITGAEGSVQCSCRAGWKLSKDLRSCEDVDECGDFTNGGCEQLCENHPGGFNCTCREGYRVQSDDHAKCRPVCDPPCPNYGVCVAPNSCDCPAGYPGLGCSAMCSPPCAHGGTCMRWNKCLCSPGWTGEGCHTAVCEQLCANGGRCVGPDTCQCPSDYTGPQCLLPLCTPACQNGGRCVDVNKCTCVGSWQGARCQIEPVQCQKPCKNGGMCEGLNRCRCAKGFTGSLCETAVTTPCVPPCRHGATCSPHNTCTCPEGTAGLRCERLTCPVVTTVVSMARAVRKAFKESYVDRCGPLGIQLCTKYRMNQARVYLQAYRVGYKIQCPQRKGR; from the exons atgcacaacagctgcagct ATGTGGACGAGTGCAGCTTTGACGGGCTGTGTCGCCGTGACCTGGGAAACGTGTGCTTGAATACACCCGGCAGCTTTGTGTGCCAGTGCCGTCCTGGCTACCTTGCAGAGGCCCCCGCCTGCGTGG GCGCCGCCTGTCCAAACTTCACAGTGTGTCAAG ATGTGGACGAATGCTCGGCAATTCCCACGCTGTGTGATGGCCGGGCAGTTTGTGAGAACACGTTGGGTAGCTACAAGTGTGTGTGCCTGCCAGGTTACCGTGGAAACGGCACACACTGCGAAG ATACAAACGAGTGCGCATCAGGCGCTCACGGCTGTGACGTCAACGCTCGCTGCGGCAACGTCATCGGCTCCTACTTTTGCCAGTGCTACCAAGGTTTCAATGGTGACGGCCATTCCTGTTTCG ACGTTGACGAGTGTGCTGTGAACAACGGACACTGTGACCACAACTGTGCAAATGAACCAGGAGGCTACAGCTGCCTGTGTGCCTCCGGCTACCAACTCAACCAAGATGGACTCGGATGTACAG ACGTGAATGAGTGTTTGTCCCCGAACGGAAGCTGCGCGCACGTCTGCGTCAACACTCCGGGATCCTTCCGGTGCACGTGCAGGGCCGGCTACCAGCTCCACATCGACGGCCACGCCTGCGTAG ACATTGACGAATGTAAACTTGAGAACGGCGGCTGCTCGCACACCTGCACCAATTCCCCAGGGGGACACAACTGCCACTGTCCACCTCCTCTGCTGCTGGACACGGATAACCACACCTGCAGCA ATGTGACGTCTTGTAAACTGAGAAACGGCGGCTGCGACCACGTCTGCATCACGGGCGCCGAGGGCAGCGTCCAGTGTAGCTGCCGCGCTGGCTGGAAATTGAGCAAGGACCTGAGAAGCTGCGAGG ATGTGGACGAGTGCGGAGACTTCACGAACGGTGGCTGCGAGCAATTGTGCGAGAATCACCCCGGAGGCTTCAACTGTACCTGCAGGGAAGGCTATCGTGTGCAAAGCGATGACCACGCCAAGTGCCGGC CTGTGTGCGACCCCCCTTGTCCGAACTACGGAGTGTGTGTGGCGCCCAACAGCTGCGACTGTCCTGCGGGATACCCTGGCCTTGGCTGCTCAG CCATGTGCTCCCCACCTTGTGCGCACGGAGGTACTTGTATGCGCTGGAACAAATGTTTATGTTCTCCTGGTTGGACCGGAGAAGGCTGTCACACAG CTGTGTGTGAGCAGCTCTGTGCTAACGGCGGTCGCTGTGTGGGTCCCGATACCTGTCAATGTCCCTCAGACTACACAGGTCCCCAGTGCCTTTTGC cctTGTGCACACCTGCCTGCCAAAATGGTGGCCGATGTGTTGACGTCAATAAGTGCACGTGTGTTGGCAGTTGGCAAGGAGCTCGTTGCCAGATAG AGCCCGTTCAGTGTCAGAAGCCCTGTAAAAACGGCGGCATGTGCGAAGGCCTCAACAGGTGTCGCTGCGCCAAAGGATTCACTGGAAGTCTCTGTGAAAcgg CGGTGACCACCCCGTGCGTTCCTCCCTGCCGGCACGGCGCCACATGCAGTCCTCACAACACCTGCACCTGTCCCGAGGGCACTGCGGGCCTGCGCTGTGAGAGATT GACATGCCCTGTGGTCACCACTGTGGTCAGCATGGCTCGGGCGGTGAGAAAAGCTTTTAAGGAAAGTTACGTTGACCGTTGCGGACCTTTGGGGATTCAGCTTTGCACCAAATACAG GATGAACCAGGCGCGTGTGTACCTGCAAGCCTACAGGGTGGGCTACAAAATCCAATGCCCGCAGAGGAAAGGCAGATGA
- the LOC127605348 gene encoding cytochrome b-c1 complex subunit 6, mitochondrial-like isoform X6, translated as MVLDEKVITNGEPDNEEEEEEEEEEDLDPLETMREKCAEIEHCVHTQARLEQCETRVNARSSTTEDCTEELFDFLHARDHCVAHKLFHSVK; from the exons ATGGTCCTTGACGAGAAAGTGATCACAAACGGAGAACCAGATAAT gaggaagaagaagaggaggaggaggaagaagacttA GATCCCCTGGAAACAATGCGCGAAAAGTGTGCCGAGATCGAGCACTGCGTACACACTCAAGCACGTCTGGAGCAATGCGAGACCAGAGTGAACGCTCGCTCCTCCACAACGGAAGACtgcaccgaggagctttttgacTTTCTCCATGCTAGGGATCATTGT GTAGCGCACAAACTCTTCCATTCAGTGAAATGA
- the LOC127605348 gene encoding cytochrome b-c1 complex subunit 6, mitochondrial-like isoform X5, producing the protein MVLDEKVITNGEPDNEEEEEEEEEDLVDPLETMREKCAEIEHCVHTQARLEQCETRVNARSSTTEDCTEELFDFLHARDHCVAHKLFHSVK; encoded by the exons ATGGTCCTTGACGAGAAAGTGATCACAAACGGAGAACCAGATAAT gaagaagaagaggaggaggaggaagaagacttAGTA GATCCCCTGGAAACAATGCGCGAAAAGTGTGCCGAGATCGAGCACTGCGTACACACTCAAGCACGTCTGGAGCAATGCGAGACCAGAGTGAACGCTCGCTCCTCCACAACGGAAGACtgcaccgaggagctttttgacTTTCTCCATGCTAGGGATCATTGT GTAGCGCACAAACTCTTCCATTCAGTGAAATGA
- the LOC127605348 gene encoding cytochrome b-c1 complex subunit 6, mitochondrial-like isoform X3 — protein sequence MVLDEKVITNGEPDNEEEEEEEEEEEEDLDPLETMREKCAEIEHCVHTQARLEQCETRVNARSSTTEDCTEELFDFLHARDHCVAHKLFHSVK from the exons ATGGTCCTTGACGAGAAAGTGATCACAAACGGAGAACCAGATAAT gaggaggaggaagaagaagaggaggaggaggaagaagacttA GATCCCCTGGAAACAATGCGCGAAAAGTGTGCCGAGATCGAGCACTGCGTACACACTCAAGCACGTCTGGAGCAATGCGAGACCAGAGTGAACGCTCGCTCCTCCACAACGGAAGACtgcaccgaggagctttttgacTTTCTCCATGCTAGGGATCATTGT GTAGCGCACAAACTCTTCCATTCAGTGAAATGA
- the LOC127605348 gene encoding cytochrome b-c1 complex subunit 6, mitochondrial-like isoform X4: MVLDEKVITNGEPDNEEEEEEEEEEDLVDPLETMREKCAEIEHCVHTQARLEQCETRVNARSSTTEDCTEELFDFLHARDHCVAHKLFHSVK; this comes from the exons ATGGTCCTTGACGAGAAAGTGATCACAAACGGAGAACCAGATAAT gaggaagaagaagaggaggaggaggaagaagacttAGTA GATCCCCTGGAAACAATGCGCGAAAAGTGTGCCGAGATCGAGCACTGCGTACACACTCAAGCACGTCTGGAGCAATGCGAGACCAGAGTGAACGCTCGCTCCTCCACAACGGAAGACtgcaccgaggagctttttgacTTTCTCCATGCTAGGGATCATTGT GTAGCGCACAAACTCTTCCATTCAGTGAAATGA
- the LOC127605348 gene encoding cytochrome b-c1 complex subunit 6, mitochondrial-like isoform X2, with amino-acid sequence MVLDEKVITNGEPDNEEEEEEEEEEEDLVDPLETMREKCAEIEHCVHTQARLEQCETRVNARSSTTEDCTEELFDFLHARDHCVAHKLFHSVK; translated from the exons ATGGTCCTTGACGAGAAAGTGATCACAAACGGAGAACCAGATAAT gaggaggaagaagaagaggaggaggaggaagaagacttAGTA GATCCCCTGGAAACAATGCGCGAAAAGTGTGCCGAGATCGAGCACTGCGTACACACTCAAGCACGTCTGGAGCAATGCGAGACCAGAGTGAACGCTCGCTCCTCCACAACGGAAGACtgcaccgaggagctttttgacTTTCTCCATGCTAGGGATCATTGT GTAGCGCACAAACTCTTCCATTCAGTGAAATGA
- the LOC127605348 gene encoding cytochrome b-c1 complex subunit 6, mitochondrial-like isoform X7, whose protein sequence is MVLDEKVITNGEPDNEEEEEEEEEDLDPLETMREKCAEIEHCVHTQARLEQCETRVNARSSTTEDCTEELFDFLHARDHCVAHKLFHSVK, encoded by the exons ATGGTCCTTGACGAGAAAGTGATCACAAACGGAGAACCAGATAAT gaagaagaagaggaggaggaggaagaagacttA GATCCCCTGGAAACAATGCGCGAAAAGTGTGCCGAGATCGAGCACTGCGTACACACTCAAGCACGTCTGGAGCAATGCGAGACCAGAGTGAACGCTCGCTCCTCCACAACGGAAGACtgcaccgaggagctttttgacTTTCTCCATGCTAGGGATCATTGT GTAGCGCACAAACTCTTCCATTCAGTGAAATGA
- the LOC127605348 gene encoding cytochrome b-c1 complex subunit 6, mitochondrial-like isoform X1 has translation MVLDEKVITNGEPDNEEEEEEEEEEEEDLVDPLETMREKCAEIEHCVHTQARLEQCETRVNARSSTTEDCTEELFDFLHARDHCVAHKLFHSVK, from the exons ATGGTCCTTGACGAGAAAGTGATCACAAACGGAGAACCAGATAAT gaggaggaggaagaagaagaggaggaggaggaagaagacttAGTA GATCCCCTGGAAACAATGCGCGAAAAGTGTGCCGAGATCGAGCACTGCGTACACACTCAAGCACGTCTGGAGCAATGCGAGACCAGAGTGAACGCTCGCTCCTCCACAACGGAAGACtgcaccgaggagctttttgacTTTCTCCATGCTAGGGATCATTGT GTAGCGCACAAACTCTTCCATTCAGTGAAATGA